One genomic segment of Pseudomonas chlororaphis subsp. aurantiaca includes these proteins:
- the sigX gene encoding RNA polymerase sigma factor SigX: MNKAQSLSTRYDPRELSDEELVARSHTELFHVTRAYEELMRRYQRTLFNVCARYLGNDRDADDVCQEVMLKVLYGLKNFEGKSKFKTWLYSITYNECITQYRKERRKRRLMDALSLDPLEEASEDKAPKPEEKGGLDRWLVHVNPIDREILVLRFVAELEFQEIADIMHMGLSATKMRYKRALDKLREKFAGIAET, translated from the coding sequence TTGAATAAAGCCCAATCGCTATCCACGCGCTATGACCCCCGTGAGCTCTCTGACGAGGAGTTGGTTGCGCGCTCGCACACGGAGCTGTTTCATGTGACGCGTGCGTATGAAGAGTTGATGCGACGCTATCAGCGAACCCTCTTCAACGTTTGTGCACGTTATTTAGGGAACGATCGTGATGCTGATGATGTCTGTCAGGAGGTGATGTTGAAGGTGCTGTATGGCCTCAAGAACTTCGAGGGGAAATCGAAGTTCAAGACATGGCTCTATAGCATCACGTACAACGAATGCATCACGCAGTATCGGAAAGAACGGCGCAAGCGTCGCTTGATGGATGCGTTAAGTCTTGATCCCCTCGAGGAAGCGTCTGAAGATAAGGCGCCGAAACCTGAGGAAAAGGGCGGACTTGACCGCTGGTTGGTGCATGTGAACCCGATCGATCGGGAGATTCTGGTGCTACGATTCGTCGCAGAACTGGAGTTCCAGGAGATCGCAGACATCATGCACATGGGGTTGAGTGCTACGAAAATGCGGTACAAGCGTGCGCTTGATAAATTGCGTGAGAAATTTGCAGGCATTGCTGAAACTTAG